The Trichoderma atroviride chromosome 5, complete sequence genome contains a region encoding:
- a CDS encoding uncharacterized protein (BUSCO:EOG092D2GBR), protein MRSFMDYVHSAFYEATGWRRDNSYAALNSTTDALLNFSTPRGLRLSLSSLASSNFATSYQLGSVGVVDGSISYLFSSVPLRVLLTPQSENVPLPDLLRSYRHLTPVARRDDPSLRPPDDKDKVSESLLYGRLYLPQSQLEALLVRRLSPAFQAQFSAVSGQHLRNGGTALGLLQYDVGRYALEGLASTDGGLLGFRGVYNFGGDLSSKKHTPSSTAENGNGQGSGNGDRERIYGRFSTGGEIYYGTLNKSGGISIGARFATLPDHKGTPLSATLTMNPLMGNIAASYAVMAGKDCSLATRMEFNIFSYESSWAVGMELWRKPFARTVAEADNTLADTAAAKKTAQKLHFAAKTATIQPDGKATDKNTTGAAPKPTPTPTPAERSFNAKLEWRLDEPEKSAEKLAEKKTAPKANGANIGPKSKTKKTTLPKAVQPVKKVETVTVEETEGKEEYAGVVKARLDQNLRLGVLWEGRVKSLLFSLGSGIDLRMMNKPFRTLGLEIQFSS, encoded by the exons ATGCGCTCGTTCATGGACTATGTCCACAGTGCTTTCTACGAGGCGACCGGGTGGAGGCGTGACAACTCGTATGCTGCGCTGAATTCGACAACTGACG CTCTCTTGAACTTCAGCACTCCCCGAGGTCTGCGCCTCTCCctctcgtctctcgccaGCTCAAACTTCGCCACGTCCTACCAATTGGGCTCCGTCGGCGTGGTCGATGGCTCCATCAGCTACTTATTCTCCTCTGTCCCTCTCCGAGTCCTCTTGACGCCGCAGTCCGAAAACGTCCCGCTCCCCGATCTCCTTCGATCCTACCGCCATCTGACGCCCGTCGCCCGACGAGACGACCCTTCACTGAGACCCCCAgacgacaaggacaaggtcaGCGAGTCGCTTCTGTACGGCCGGCTCTATCTCCCGCAGTCGCAGCTAGAGGCCCTGCTGGTACGGCGGTTATCCCCCGCTTTCCAGGCACAGTTCAGCGCTGTGTCGGGCCAACACCTCAGAAATGGGGGCACGGCTCTGGGATTGCTCCAGTACGATGTCGGAAGATATGCGCTGGAAGGATTGGCGTCTACGGACGGCGGATTGCTTGGCTTCAGAGGAGTCTACAACTTTGGAGGCGACTTGAGCAGCAAGAAACATACTCCATCGTCCACTGCGGagaatggcaatggccaggGGAGTGGTAATGGTGATCGGGAGAGGATATACGGGCGCTTCAGCACCGGGGGGGAAATCTACTACGGCACACTCAACAAGTCTGGAGGCATCAGCATCGGGGCGAGATTCGCGACGTTGCCGGACCACAAGGGAACGCCATTGTCCGCCACGCTCACGATGAATCCTCTCATGGGCAACATTGCAGCCAGCTATGCGGTCATGGCCGGAAAAGATTGCAGTCTCGCGACGCGAATGGAGTTTAACATCTTCAGCTATGAGAGCTCATGGGCTGTGGGCATGGAGCTGTGGAGGAAGCCATTTGCACGGACCGTTGCGGAAGCAGATAATACTCTTGCCGATACTGCCGctgcgaagaagacggctcAAAAGCTACACTTTGCTGCCAAGACAGCTACCATTCAACCTGATGGAAAGGCAACCGATAAAAATACGACGGGAGCTGCGCCAAAGCCAACTCCTACACCAACACCAGCCGAACGTAGTTTCAACGCAAAACTAGAGTGGAGGCTGGATGAGCCAGAGAAATCGGCGGAAAAATTGgcggaaaagaagacggcgccgAAAGCAAACGGGGCAAACATCGGTCCCAAGTCCAAAACCAAGAAGACAACTCTCCCTAAAGCAGTGCAGCCCGTAAAGAAGGTAGAAACGGTAACTGTGGAGGAGACTGAGGGGAAAGAGGAGTATGCCGGTGTGGTGAAAGCGAGGCTGGACCAGAATCTCCGACTTGGAGTATTGTGGGAAGGACGCGTGAAGTCGCTGCTGTTTAGTCTCGGCAGTGGAATTGATCTGAGGATGATGAACAAGCCGTTTCGAACTCTGGGTCTGGAGATTCAGTTTTCATCATGA
- a CDS encoding uncharacterized protein (EggNog:ENOG41~TransMembrane:1 (o241-261i)), with amino-acid sequence MGCQPRRRPPACSLCRIRKLRCNRQSPCSNCSIRGIPCHRDNPRCGPKLHDNASQEALDRNHLAPASLASTQLQLISADVLDMQNSCANQKLLDSLAPSPFTLRTRSIRTITKPSYFVHHPDTSSETLSGEVRVIKCICLPLREDAHVLLEKFIDDVLHFHHIFHTPSLPSTVDQFYDAVEQNEHVDLGQLMLILAICCSTTHTWTRYDDAKGLFDCAEDANSQTSGWLKTALDMIHHAHVAVHASLTCIQGIMVVFFMICSLEGISPRARVLHTQAVAMAQTIGLHAIDSPNAAIHLNWLNNSHVLAEVGRRTWWNLTDTDW; translated from the exons ATGGGTTGCCAGCCCCGGCGGCGGCCACCGGCATGCTCGCTTTGCCGGATCCGAAAGCTGCGCTGCAACCGCCAGTCGCCGTGCTCCAACTGCTCGATCCGCGGCATTCCTTGTCACCGCGATAATCCTCGCTGTGGGCCAAAGCTCCACGATAATGCATCGCAAGAGGCGCTCGACCGGAACCACTTGGCGCCGGCCTCACTGGCATCGactcagctgcagctcatctCGGCGGATGTACTAGATATGCAGAATAGTTGCGCTAACCAGAAATTACTG GATTCGTTGGCGCCGAGCCCATTCACTCTCCGCACTCGTTCTATTCGCACCATCACCAAGCCGTCTTATTTTGTTCATCATCCTGATACATCGTCTGAAACTCTGTCTGGAGAAGTGAGAGTCATCAAATGCATATGTCTCCCTTTACGAGAGGATGCTCATGTCCTTTTGGAAAAATTCATCGACGATGTGCTTCACTTTCACCACATCTTTCACACGCCTTCTCTACCATCAACTGTGGATCAGTTCTATGATGCCGTGGAACAGAATGAGCATGTTGACCTGGGCCAGTTGATGCTTATTCTGGCAATATGCTGCAGCACTACGCACACATGGACTCGTTATGACGACGCCAAAGGCCTATTTGACTGCGCAGAAGATGCAAACTCGCAGACTTCGGGGTGGCTTAAAACGGCCTTGGACATGATCCACCATGCCCATGTAGCTGTACACGCATCATTAACCTGCATACAAGGAATCATGGTGGTGTTTTTCATGATATGTAGCTTGGAAGGCATCTCGCCGCGGGCTCGAGTGCTTCACACCCAAGCAGTTGCAATGGCCCAAACGATTGGGCTGCATGCCATTGACTCTCCAAACGCCGCTATTCATTTGAACTGGCTCAATAATTCTCATGTTCTAGCGGAGGTTGGACGCAGGACATGGTGGAACCTTACAGATACAGACTGGTAA
- a CDS encoding uncharacterized protein (EggNog:ENOG41) → MAVRRPCNANDEDIIDGQEIVDRPLEEATSVSYLLQRSRLAVLFYNLGDFDKPINSTSEEAEYLKVMEVDMKLRQFMRELPSYFRLENSDYVSKKPNRDTRQSSNITTQRYLLNMIFYGQICKLHLPYMARGTVNPGFAYSHDSCLKAAQQIIYIEHQMRAEPSTFILFRQRMNIKFRSIFIACVVFVLDGCLASSVEGGTMEADATMADAWKILHEAEGQSPMASELLQLSVGILKKYKATHPALEMMKENLSEETSLLMEESLMDAENAESSNRQDEELMGGGIEMEDAGLEKLWLALQGRGREWSNLFYGFGPFHV, encoded by the coding sequence ATGGCGGTACGGCGACCTTGTAACGCAAACGACGAGGATATCATCGACGGACAAGAAATCGTCGATCGCCCACTCGAGGAAGCAACATCTGTCTCGTATCTTCTCCAACGCAGTCGTCTTGCGGTGCTGTTTTACAACCTCGGAGACTTTGACAAGCCCATCAACTCCACgtcagaagaagcagagtaTCTCAAAGTCATGGAAGTAGACATGAAGCTGCGGCAGTTTATGAGAGAATTGCCCTCATATTTCCGCCTTGAAAACAGCGACTACGTTTCCAAAAAGCCTAACCGGGATACTCGGCAGTCATCCAACATCACCACTCAAAGGTACCTGCTCAACATGATATTCTACGGCCAAATCTGCAAGCTTCACTTGCCATACATGGCACGAGGCACAGTAAACCCCGGGTTTGCCTATTCCCACGACTCTTGCCTAAAAGCAGCCCAGCAAATCATCTACATAGAGCACCAGATGAGGGCCGAACCCTCAACCTTTATCCTATTCCGCCAACGCATGAACATCAAGTTtcgcagcatcttcattgccTGCGTAGTTTTTGTTCTAGACGGATGCCTAGCCAGTAGTGTCGAGGGCGGGACAATGGAGGCCGACGCAACAATGGCCGACGCATGGAAGATTCTGCACGAAGCAGAGGGGCAATCGCCGATGGCGtctgagctgctgcagctctcgGTGGGGATTTTGAAAAAGTATAAAGCGACGCATCCTgctttggagatgatgaaggagaATCTCAGCGAGGAAACTTCATTGTTGATGGAAGAGAGTTTGATGGATGCAGAAAATGCCGAGAGCAGCAACAGGCAAGATGAGGAGCTCATGGGAGGAGGAATCGAAATGGAAGATGCTGGAttggagaagctgtggcTGGCGCTGCAAGGTCGTGGGAGGGAATGGAGTAATTTGTTTTATGGATTCGGTCCTTTCCACGTATAA
- a CDS encoding uncharacterized protein (EggNog:ENOG41~TransMembrane:3 (i20-43o63-82i103-125o)): MASSTAKSSSTGRRIPSALIPVVSTSLNVGMALGAWITVIPFTNVTYPGPAIAVWFQDFFKPGFIGITSLSAVTIASGIRAARARDVSGTAEGQAKAKTASRWAIAGLVFTLIHFGFGNSVLGFMDRILANPELAQGEMAGWIKLHTVRTLTTDVPAWLCFVASLLSEF; this comes from the exons ATGGCATCCAGCACGGCGAAATCCTCATCCACGGGTCGGAGGATCCCATCGGCCCTGATTCCAGTGGTGTCGACGTCTCTCAATGTCGGCATGGCGCTTGGTGCCTGGATCACAGTGATTCCGTTTACAAACGTCACGTATCCAGGGCCTGCGATTGCCGTGTGGTTCCAGGACTTTTTCAAGCCGGGCTTTATTGGGATCACATCGCTCAGCGCGGTTACGATTGCTTCGGGAATTCGAGCAGCTCGTGCTCGGGATGTTTCGGGAACGGCGGAGGGCCaggcaaaggccaagacagCCTCACGGTGGGCGATTGCGGGATTGGTGTTTACTCTGATTCATTTCGGGTTTGGAAATTCG GTGCTCGGTTTCATGGATCGGATTCTTGCCAATCCGGAATTGGCTCAGGGAGAAATGGCGGGTTGGATCAAGCTACATACCGTGAGGACGCTGACAACTGACGTGCCGGCCTGGCTATGCTTTGTTGCATCTTTATTGTCCGAGTTTTAA